In Melospiza georgiana isolate bMelGeo1 chromosome 8, bMelGeo1.pri, whole genome shotgun sequence, one genomic interval encodes:
- the CALHM1 gene encoding calcium homeostasis modulator protein 1: MDKFRMIFQFFQSNQESFMNGICGIMALASTQMYSAFDFNCPCLPQYNLAYGLGILLVPPFILFLLGFVLNNNISMLAEEWRRPRGRRGKDAAVLRYMCCSMAQRAMIAPVVWLSVTLLDGKCITCAFCTSVPLGSLGNASHPRLSQGEVQRVLARIPCKEIYTGQQLIASEVAVRYLRCISQALGWCFVLLMTTLAFLVRSLRPCFSQAAFLKSRYWSHYIDIERKLFDETCAEHARSFAKVCIQQFFEGMSTDLEAARCHLPRKAPADAGEAAEKLLGITDQGTMNMALKSWHRCKPPLHLHPPAQPTGNGWAGEGQPPTHPSAPRKETAAYYSWV; the protein is encoded by the exons ATGGACAAGTTTCGGATGATCTTCCAGTTCTTCCAGTCCAACCAGGAGTCCTTCATGAACGGCATCTGTGGGATCATGGCCCTTGCCAGCACCCAGATGTACTCAGCCTTTGATTTCAACTGCCCCTGCCTGCCACAGTACAACCTGGCCTATGGGCTGGGCATCCTCCTGGTGCCCCCCTTCATCTTGTTCCTGCTAGGTTTTGTGCTGAACAACAACATCTCCATGCTGGCAGAGGAgtggcggcggccgcggggccggcgcgggaAGGACGCGGCCGTGCTGCGCTACATGTGCTGCTCCATGGCACAGCGGGCCATGATCGCCCCCGTGGTGTGGCTCTCGGTGACACTGCTGGATGGCAAGTGCATCACCTGTGCCTTCTGCACCTCGGTgcccctggggagcctgggcaatGCCAGCCACCCCCGCCTGTCCCAGGGGGAGGTACAGCGGGTGCTCGCCCGGATCCCCTGCAAGGAGATCTACACCGGGCAGCAGCTCATCGCCAGTGAAGTGGCCGTCAGGTACCTGCGCTGCATCTCACAG gctctgggctggtgctttgtgctgctgatgACCACTTTGGCTTTCTTGGTGAGATCTCTTCGGCCCTGCTTCAGCCAGGCTGCCTTCCTGAAGAGCAGGTACTGGTCCCACTACATCGACATCGAGCGCAAGCTGTTCGACGAGACATGTGCGGAGCACGCCAGGAGCTTTGCCAAAGTCTGCATACAGCAGTTCTTTGAGGGCATGAGCACGGACCTGGAGGCTGCTCGCTGCCACCTGCCCAGGAAAGCCCCTGCTGATGCAGGGGAAGCTGCCGAGAAGCTCCTGGGCATCACCGACCAGGGCACCATGAACATGGCCCTGAAGAGCTGGCACAGATGCAAGCCCCCATTGCACCTCCACCCACCTGCCCAACCTACTGGAAACGGCtgggcaggagaagggcagcCCCCCACACACCCCTCTGCACCCCGAAAAGAGACAGCTGCCTACTACAGCTGGGTGTGA